In the Dehalococcoidales bacterium genome, one interval contains:
- a CDS encoding type II toxin-antitoxin system HicB family antitoxin → RQGMERTFEATIEKRDKWYIGWVDAVPGAFSQGKTIKEVEENLKEAVQLILETRREMKDKGSGGEVLKRKIQIQV, encoded by the coding sequence GAGGCAGGGCATGGAGCGAACTTTCGAAGCTACTATTGAAAAACGGGATAAATGGTACATTGGGTGGGTGGATGCTGTCCCTGGGGCTTTCAGTCAGGGCAAGACGATTAAAGAGGTAGAAGAAAATCTGAAGGAAGCGGTGCAGCTTATCCTGGAAACCCGGCGTGAAATGAAAGATAAAGGCTCAGGTGGGGAAGTTCTGAAGAGGAAGATACAGATTCAAGTGTAA